From the Jilunia laotingensis genome, the window CACCAATAATCATAAATGCCGTGTTACGCGCTCCTGTCGGATTAAACAACGCAACGATACCGGCTATAAGAATCAGTACGGGCACAATGTAAAAAGCTGCCGGAACGGGCATCCAACGCCTCGCTCTCGAAAGCGATGCTATCTGTTGTACTCCTCCTAAAATAAGGATAAAGCCCAAAATAAACATCAATACGTCAGCAAAAAAACCGGGCATTACAATCAACCAAAGCCCTAAAAGCAGACTACCCACTCCTTCGATAGGGAAACGGGGTTTCATACCTCCCTCCGGCTTGGCACCGAAATAACCGATTAGAGTGATCAATCCCGGGATTAGAAATAATACACCGATGGTAATGACAAGGTATTGTACGGCTGCATCAGGCCAAAGCACAAGTACCAAACCGATAATAAACGCACAGACAGTGCGAATAAGTGAATAATTCATTGTTTTCAT encodes:
- a CDS encoding HdeD family acid-resistance protein → MKTMNYSLIRTVCAFIIGLVLVLWPDAAVQYLVITIGVLFLIPGLITLIGYFGAKPEGGMKPRFPIEGVGSLLLGLWLIVMPGFFADVLMFILGFILILGGVQQIASLSRARRWMPVPAAFYIVPVLILIAGIVALFNPTGARNTAFMIIGVSSLVYAVSELINWFKFSSHQPKNPMKSEDDIEDAKIIE